GGGCTCCGGTGCCGATGGCCTTGAGCGAGTAGGAGAAGGCGTTGAAGCCCTGGCGGCGAAAGCGCTCGGACCAGACTACGATGGCCGCGCCTGCGATCAGACAGGCGAGGATGCGGCCTGTGGGGCCTATCCAGTGATTGTCGATGGCCCACTTGAGGAAGAGAGTGGTGGCGATGAGGAGGGCGACGATTCCGATGCGGCTGAAGAGCTGGGAGCCGATGCGGTCTTCGAGTGAGCCGTTGGATTTAGGAAGATTGCGGACGAAGTCGGGGGTGGGAGCCTCTGTGGATGGAGTTGAGGAAGGGCGTGGTGGAGGGGCTGCGAGTTTGCGCGCTTTGAAGGAGGGGGTAGAACGCAGTTGCGCTAACTGCTGTTCAAGACTCTCGACGCGGGCGGAGAGGGCTGCGAGGGTCGCGGCCAGCTGGGCTTGCTCGTTGGGCTGCTTCGGCCGGTCCTGATTCTGGTCGTCCTGCACATCCTCCGAAGCCATGGCAACTACTTTACCGCTATCATGCGCCAGAATGGTACTCAAGACTGTCAGTTGATAGTCTTTGCGCTAAGGACGAGTGAGAGACATGCCGGTTCGGATTTTGATTGTGGATGACGATGAGTTGAGCCGGGAGGTGCTTATGCTGCTGGCGGAGAGGGCGGGATACGAGGTTGAGGCGTTGGAGTCGGGGGATGCCGCGCTGGTGCACGTGCAGCGGGCCCGTCCGTTGCCTGAGGTGGTGTTGACGGATATGCAGATGCCTGGGACTGCGGGGGATGAACTTGCTCGGCGCCTGCGCGGATTGTGCGGGACGGGGAGCTTACTGCTGGCGATGAGCGGGAGTGAGTTGGAGGATGGGACGGGGCAGGAGTTCGACGGGTTTCTACTGAAACCGTTTACGATGGAGACCCTGGCGAGAGCAATCTCCCGTGGTTCTGCTCGAGCCGACGAGGGATCAAGCGGTGCGAAGGGGGGTGTGTTGGATGAGGGGGTCTATGGGAAGCTTTCAGAGTCCATGCGGCGGTCGCAGCTGGAGCAGTTGTATGCCCTTTGCCTCAAGGATGCCGAGGCGAGGATTGGTAAGATGCGACGGGCAACATCCGACGGCGATGATGTTGCGTATAGAAAGGAGGCTCATGCCATCAAGGGTGGGTCCGGAATGGTGGGAGCCATTGAGCTGCAAAGACTTGCAACGTCAATGGAGGAGCGGGGCTTGCGTGATGACGATGTAGCTACACTGGACGAATTCATGGTGGCGTGCGAACGGCTGCGGCGTATTCTGGTCGCACGCGAAAGCAACTAGTGTCGGGTCAACGAGTTGTCGGGAGATGATGCAACGATGAAGGAATCGATAAAGAAATCTGACGATGCAGTTGTTGCGGCGACACCGATCCGTATCGTTGTTGCCGACGATCATCCGGTGGTGCGCTTCGGCGTGAAGAACATGCTGGAGAATGAGGCCGGCTTCGAGGTGGTAGGCGAAGCCGAAGATGGCAATGTGGCGATTACGCAGACACTGGAGCTGGAGCCGGATATTCTGCTGCTTGATCTGCAGATGCCTCGGCTGCCTGGACTGGAAGCTCTGCGCGCGATTATGAGCAAGTCGCCGCGGGTGAAGATCATCATGCTGACGAGTACGATCTCGACGCAACAGATCATCGAAGCGCTGCAGATTGGAGCTCGCGGTATCGTGCTGAAGGATGCGGTTGCGGGCGATCTTTCACGTTCGCTGCGGGCTGTGCTCTCTGGCGACTACTGGATAGGCGGGGAGCGGGTTGCTAATCTGGTGACGGCGCTGAACGAGTTGATGAAGAAAGCAGCAGCGGTTCCGGAGCGGAAGACCTATGGTTTGACGCCCAGGGAGTTGGAGGTCGTGACCTGCATCGTGGAAGGCTGCAGCAACAAAGATGTTGCTAAGCAGTTCACGATCAGTGAAGAGACGGTGAAGCGGCATCTTTCGAATATCTTCGATAAGACCGGCGTTTCGACGCGGCTGGAGTTGGCGCTGTTTGCGATCGCTCACAAGCTCGTTGTTCTGGATAACTAGCTCGCGGATCTGCCGTTTGCGGGCCTTCAGTAAAATGAAGGTATGAGCGAGGGTGCGGCTTCAGAGATTGTGGATTTATTAGTGATTGGCGCTGGGCCGACGGGCATGGCCTGCGCGATTGAGGCGCAACGGGCGGGTTTTACGACGATGCTGGTCGATAAAGGCTGCCTTTGCAATTCGCTGTTTCATTACCCGGCGCATATGACATTTTTTACAACACCGGAGCTGCTGGAGATTGGGGACATGCCCTTCTCCAGTCCAAACCAGAAACCCAATCGCAGTGAGGCTCTTGAGTACTACCGCAAGGTGGCCGAGTTCTACCGGCTGGACGTTCGTCAGTATGAGAATGTTGAGCAGGTAGAAGGTGCAGACGGGAATTTTACCGTTCGCACAACGGATCGCTTTGGGCGGGCGGTGCAGCATCGTGCGCGGAAGTTGGTGATCGCCACCGGATACTACGATCTACCGAACTACCTTGGTATTCCCGGCGAGGATCTCAGCAAGGTGAAGCACTACTATCATGAGCCACATCCTTACTATGGGCTTGATGTCTTGGTGATTGGGGGAAAGAACTCCGCGGCGATTGCAGCGCTGGACCTTTGGCGTCATGGAGCGAAGGTGACGCTGGTGCATCGGGGCAAGGAGATTCCAAAAAGTGTGAAGTACTGGATTCTGCCGGACATCAATAACCGGATCAAGAATCATGAGGTCGAAGCCTACTTCGACAGCGTTGTCACGAACATTACAGAGGACGATGTGACTCTCGCAACCCGGAGAGGAAAGGTGACGATTGCGAACCAGTTTGTGTTTGCGCTGACGGGGTACCATCCGGACTTCGAGTTCATCGAGAGGCTGGGGGTAAAGCTGGATAAAGCGAATGACCGTTGCCCCGTATGCAATCCGGGTACGCTCGAAAGCAATGTGCCGGGAATCTATGCGGCTGGAGTCATTGTCGCGGGGGAGCGGACGAGTGAGATCTTCATCGAAAATGGGCGCTTCCATGGGAAGTTGATCACGGAAGATCTGCGAAGGAAGCGAGTTGCGGCTTAGGTTGCGGGGCTCGGCTGGAGCGATAGCCCTTCACATCCTGTCCTGTTGCTGACTCCCTGACGGATGGTAGTCTGGAACCGACAACCGAAGAAATTTTCAGGGGAATATGTGCTGCGCAAGGAGAGCCAGACCTCCTCTGTTGGTTGCGTAATGTCCGTAACGAACCATACGACTTCACGCTTTGCGCAAACTTCAGGAGAAGGTGCTTTATCGCTCACGTTGTAATCATTGGATCAGGGGCAATGGGCCTTTCTGCAGCGTTCCACGCCGCGAAGGCCGGACACACGGTGGAAGTTCTGGAGGTTGCGCCTGAGCCCGGCGGCATGGCTGCTCACTTTGACATGGCGGGGCTTTCCATAGAGCGCTTTTACCACTTCGTTTGCAAGAGCGATGCGCCAACAATGGCGCTGCTGGAAGAACTTGGCATCGGCGACCAGCTAAAGTGGAGGACTACCTCCATGGGCATCTTTACGGGCAACAGGATGCACGATTGGGGCACTCCCTTTGCGCTATTGAAATTTCCTGAAATCAGCCTCCTCTCTCGACTCAGATATGGCCTGTTTGCGTTTTTGTCTGTGCGGCGGGAGCGCTGGGATGCGATTGAAACAGAGGCAGCCCACACTTGGATCACTCGATGGTGTGGGACGGAGGTGTTTGAGCGTCTCTGGAAACCACTGTTTGCATTGAAGTTCTATCAATATGCGGATAATGTCTCAGCTGCCTGGATCTGGACCCGGATCAAGCGGATCGGTCGATCCCGCAAGTCATTCATGGAGGAAGAACTCGGCTACATTGAAGGCGGAAGTCAGACGCTGGTGAATGCTCTGTGCTCGTCGATTGTGAAGAACGGAGGCAAGGTCCGCACGCGTTGTGGGGCGCAGAAAGTAATAGTGGAAGATGGGCAGGTGAAGGGGGTCATGACGCCCGAGGGGTTCATGCGAGCGGATGCGGTTATTTGTACGGTCCCAACGCCGCTGGTCACAGCGATGATCCCAGACCTACCTGAAGATTGGAAGGCTCGTTACGAATCGATAGTAAATATGGGTATTTGCTGCCTGGTCTTCAAACTCAAGCGATCGGTGAGTCCACACTTCTGGGTCAATATCAGCGAACCAGATATTTCTACCCCTGGGATCATTGAGTTCTCGCAGCTCAGACCGGTCGGTGGCGACACTGTGGTGTATGTGCCTTATTACATGCCAAACGACAACATCAAATTCACCTGGACCGACGAAGAACTTCTGAATGAGTCCTTCGGATATCTCCAGAGGTTGAATCCGCAGCTGACGCGCGAGGACATTATCGCGCAGCATGTAGCCCGTCTTCGTCATGCGCAACCTGTCTGTGAACCCGGATTCGCAGCAAAGATTCCGCCGATCCAAACTCCGATTAGGGGACTACAGGTTGCCGACACTTGCTTTTATTATCCCGAAGACAGAGGGATCTCGGAGAGCGTCCGAATTGGGCGGCAGATGGCGAAGCATCTTTCAACGGTTGAGTTTCCACCGTCTGATGCGAAACATGTCTAATCTAACTTTTCGGCACACCATATTTGCTCTCGCTGCGACCGCCGCCATCTCGCGTTTGATCAATCGTCCTGCTAATCAACTTTACAGTTGCACCGATTTCCTGAGGCGTGGCTGTCGTCGCATACTCGGATGATTCAAGATTCAGATGGATCTGCAGAAAAAGCTAGCCGATGACGCGGCGTAGAAAGCCTTTGATGCCCAGCCAGGTCAGGAAGCAGAGAGAAGCTATGAGCATGCCTACGATGAGGAAGGGATTCATGTGCGGCAGCGTGGGAGTAAGGGCTGCGCGGAGGCCCTCGCTCATGTAGACGATTGGGTTGATGAGAACGCCAACCTGGAGCCAGCGGATATGAGTGAGCGCGGCCCAAGGGTAGTAGACGCAACCTAGAAACGTGATGGGGATGACGACGACGCCGAAGATGAGACCAATCTGCTGCGGCTTGACGCTGGTGCCAATGGTGAGTCCGAGTGCGCCTGCGGTAAGGCTGGCAAGGGCTACGACAAGAATGAGAAACGGCCAGTTGCTGATATGGGTCGTGGGGTGTGTCGCTGGCACGTAGTACGCCAGCGGGTAGACGATGCAGGCAGCGATGACGCTTTGGACCGCGGAGAAGCAGATCTTTTCGATGGCGACAAAGGGGACGGGCAAGGGGCACATGACGCGGTCGTCGATCTCGCGGGTGATACCGAACTCCTGCGCGAGCGGCAGGGCGACTGCGGCGATGCCGGAGAACATGATGGCGACGGCCATGAGGCCCGGAAGTAAGACCGTCGAGAAGGCGTTGCCAGCCATGGACGCTGTGGGATTCATGGCGGCGCCTGCGTTCATGTGCGGGATGACGTAGGTGAAGACGAAGAGAAAGAGCAGGGGGTTCATGCAGACGCGGATGATGAAGGGGAATAGCTCGCGTCGCAAGACGTGGAGATCGCGGCGGAAGAGGCCAACGAAGGCGCGCGCGTACTGGGTGAGCTTCGAGCTCTGAGGGCCGCGGGTGGTTTGGCGATTTAGCGACGTGCTCGGTTTTGCGACTTCTGCCAGTTGGGTCATAGATATCTCGGTCTTTAGACGGTTCTCTTGACTACTCGCGAAGGTCGCGGCCGGTGAGACGAATGAAGACGGTTTCGAGGCTGGTTTCGGTGATGGTGAGGTCGCGGAGGCCGTAGGGGTTTGCCTCGCGGACGACGTCGGAGAGGAGGCCTTCAGCTCCGTGTGCGAGGACACGAACACCCTTGGGGGTAGGCTCTGCGCTGGCTACTCCGGTGAGTTGCTGGAGTTGCTGCACGAGGGTGGGGATGTTGTCCTGGCTGCGAAGGTATAGCTCGTAGACCTTCTGCGCGCCGACGGAACCTTTGAGTGCTGTTGGGGTGTCCTGCACGAGGATTCTGCCGTGGTCGATGATGGCGACGCGATCGCAGAGTTCGTCGGCCTCTTCCATGTAGTGCGTTGTGAGGACGACGGTAATTCCCTCTTGACGGAGGTTGCGGACGGCATCCCACATGGCGATGCGGCTTTGCGGGTCGAGTCCGGCGCTGGGCTCGTCGAGAAAGAGAACCTTGGGGCGATGGGCGATGGCACGGGCGATCTGGACGCGCTGGGCGAGGCCGCCGGAGAGTTGGGCGGGATAGGCGCCGGCGCGCTCGGTAAGATGAAACTGCGCGAGAAGCTGGTTGGTGCGTTCGGTCGCTTCGGGGCCGGAGAAGCCGAAGTACAGGCAGTGGAAGTTGATGTTTTCGTAGATGGTGCAGGCTCGGTCGAGGGTGTTGTACTGGGGGACGACGCCGATGAAGCGACGGGCCACCGCGGGGGTTTTGACCACGTCGATTCCTGCGATGCGAACACGCCCAGAGGTGGGCAGGGCGCGGGTGGTGCAGATGCTGATGGTGGTGGTCTTGCCTGCGCCGTTGGGGCCGAGAAGGCCGAAGAGTTCTCCCTCGTGGACGCTGAGATCGATGCCGTCGACGGCGACGACTCGTTGCTTGCCGTCGTAGATTTTCTGGAGGCTCTCGATCTCGACTATCATTTCGTCTCCTCCTACGCTTGTGCGATTATATGCAACGCTACGTTGCGTTTTAGGTACTTGAGTCATTGACTGTTTGGCATTGTCAACAAGCTATGCTCTCGGGTTTGTTAGTTCCCGTTTACGGCTGCGGGCTAATGCGAATGACAATTTTTCCAAAGTGCGACGCGGACTCCATGTGAGCGAAGGCCTCAGCGGCCTGAGAGAAGTCGAAGACCTTGCCGATAACAGGATGCAGGCTGGCTTTCGCGATGGCAGCGTTCATCTCCTCGAACATGGCGCGGGAGCCCACGTAAATGCCCTGCACGCGGAGCTGCTTGTGAAGGATGGGTGTGAGGGCGACGGGGTCTGAGGTTGTGCCGCCGGAGAGAATGCCTATCTGCGCGACGGTGCCGCCGACTCGGGCGGCTCGCAGAGATTGACCGAAGGTGCCAGCGCCGCCCACTTCGATGATGCGATCCGCTCCTATGCCAGCGGTCGTTTCGGTAACCCATTTGGACCAGTCGGGACGCTGCTTGTAGTTGCATCCTTCGTCCAGGCCGAGGCTGCGGGCGCGGGATAACTTCTCGTCGCTTGAGGAGGTGCCGAGGACGCGGGCTCCGAGGAGCTTTGCGAATTGGAGCGCAAAGATAGAGACGCCGCCCGTGCCCTGGATGACTACGGTTTCTCCTGGATGTGCTGGATTGATTGGGTCTCCGGCGTGATGAAGAGCGTTCCAAACAGTCACGCCAGCGCAGGGGAGGGTGGAAGCTTCTTCGTAGGTGAGATGCTCGGGGAAACGGACGACTCCCTCTTGGTCGAGAACAGCGTACTCGGTGAGCATGCCGTCTACGTCGCCACCGAGAGCGGCCTTTGATTTGTCGGCGGTGAGTGGGCCGTCGAGCCACCGCTGCATGAAGATGCCGCAGACGCGGTCACCCACTCTAACGCGGGTGACACCTTCGCCCGTGGCGACGACTTCTCCCGCTCCGTCCGAACAGGGGATGCGTGGCAGGGACATCTTCGGGTTGTAGAGACCCTTGACGACCATGAGATCGCGATAGTTGAGAGAGACGGCGTGAACTTTGATCAGGACCGTACCGGGGGTTGTTTGCGGGGTAGGCAGATCAAGGTGCCGGAGGTGATCGAGGCCGAATTGCTGGATAGGATATGCGCGCATAGTGTCTCTGGAAGAGTTGGATGCTGCCGATTTGGAATCGCCGAGGAGACGAGAGTAGCGAAACTATTTATATATTGATATATCGCAGCGTAGAATGAACAGTATGTCGCGAGGATGGGAGAGTAAATCCGTGGAAGAACAGCAAAACCAGGCTGCCGCTCCGAAACCTGTCACCGCAAACGACAATGCCGAGGTAGCGGAACGCAAACGAAGGCGACAGGCGTTGGAGTTGCAGCGGGAACGTATTCTGTCGGAGCGGACTTCGAGCCCGCACCGGCGATCCGCACTAACGATCGCGCTTGCCGATATTGAAGAGAAGCTCTCGGAGCTTGGCTGGTCGATTCACTTATAGGGTTTGACTGCTTTGATTCTGGCAGTTGTGGGCCGGATCGCGTCGCGTTCCACTGGGTGGGCTGACCTAATCGTTGACTTTACAGTTTGTTGGGCGCTTGAATTGACTCGTGTTTTAGGAAGAGAAGGCCGCCTGAGGCGGCCTTCTGGTTTTGGGAAGAAACAAGTTTACTGCGGTGTTGTCGGTGGGGCTGGATCGGCGTCGGGGCTGCTCTGTTGGACTCCAATCGCGTCGCCCGAGACGACAAGATTGACGCGCCGGTTCTGGGCTCGGCCCTGCGCGGTAGCGTTATCGGCTACAGGCTTGGCTTTGCCGTAACCCGTGGCCGAGATGTTATCCGTCTGGACACCCTGCGTAACTAAAAAGTCGCGAACGGCGTCGGCGCGGTTTTCCGAAAGTTTTTGATTGTATTGGTCGCCTCCGACGCTGTCGGTGTAGCCCTCGACCTGGAGCTTCAGGCCAGGATAGGCCTGCAGAATTCCGGCAACCTTAGCCAGACTGATCTGCGTGTTCGTCTTGAGGGTGTAACGGCCGGTGTCGAAGAGCACGTCGGACATGTTGACGATGAGGCCTCGGGCTGATTCGCTGGTGGCAAGGACGCTGTTCAGCTGACTACGAAGCCTTTCACGTACGGCGTTAGCGTCTGTTGCGCTCTTATTGGCGGCGGCGGCACGAGCCTGAGCTTCGGCGGCGGCTGCTTCGGCTCGGGCGCGGTCGGCATCCGCTTCAGCCTGGGCGGCGCGGGCGCGTTCCGCCTCAAGCTGCGACTGTTGAGCCTGAAGTTGCGACTGCTGGGCCTGAGCCTCGGCGTCGCGTTTGGCGTTGTCTGCGTTCAACTGGCGCTCCGCAGCCTGCTTGCGCAAAGTAACGAGACGGGCGTCTTCAGAACGCTGTACTGCCTGGCGCGCGAAGGTGATCTCCATCTTGCGATCGCCCTTTTTGTTCTGGTCGATGTCGGTAGCGTTGCGGAGATCCTGCATCGCCTCCGCCATAATGTCGGGAGCGTATTTATCGGCTCCTGCTGCCTGCGCGATTCGGACCGCGTTGTTGGCCTGATAGAGCTCAAGCGGGGATCTTTCATCCCTTGTGATGGGATTGAGATTCGACCTGGAGCCCTCCGTCTGGGCGTAAGAGCCGCGTGCCAAAAGGGAGTAGTGCGCATTCACTTTTTCGAGGACGCCGGTGGTTTTGTCGTTGATAATCACGTTCTGCAACACGACGACGTCGCTTGGCTGGGTCACTGAAAAATAGGGTTCTGCGGTGACGATCATGCCGAAGGACTGGAGGGCGGTGGTCACCTCTATGTTGTTCTTATTGTTCGCAGGAAGGACTTCGCCAAGATTGTTAGGGCGGCCATCGGGCGTGATCGCCCAAAGAACGTAAGTCAGGTACTCGGGACCGAAGCCATTGGCTGGTGTGAGCCCCTGGAACCGCGCTGAGATGTGAATTCCACCACGCTCGCTTGTGACTTTGGCCTCCCCTTTGGCCAAGGGAAGAAGAGGTGTCCCCCTGAAGCCGATATTGGTCGAACCGCTGCGATGCAGGTAGTTGACGGCGTCGAGGTCGCGCTGAACGACCTTTACACGGTAGATATAGATTCCGTTGTCCTGCTTCTTGATCTCATCCGGATTTTGGGGAGGATTGGTCTGCGCCGTCGGGTTTGGCTCCTGCGCGTGGAGCGCTGTCGAGCCAGCCCCAAAATATCCAAAGATTCCAACAGAAATCATTAGGGCAGTAAAGACGTTCTTGGTGCGATTCATTCACGATCTCCTTGCCGAACACGAACTAGTGGGCACAGGCGCAGAGCTTTTCCTGCGTCTGACGACTTATGATGCGATGCGCAGGACGGGGTAAAGGGTGTCCGGGAAGGCACCTGTCCCGGGTACATTCCACGCGGTTCCATGGACATAAATAGCACAAACCAGGGCGCTTGCGAAATGTCGTGAAACGAACAACGGCCCCCTGTCTGAAGGGAGCCGCCGTAATTGATTTTTGCGTTATGCGCTGTGCTGGTGTTGCGGTGTGGTTTTATGCACGAAGTGGTACGGAGGCCAGGGGCCGGAGAGCTGCATGCGGCAATCCTTGAGCTCGAGCGTGGCAGAGGTGTACTTGTTCTGATAACGCTCGACGGTCTTGTTGTCGATGAGGTGGGCGATGTCGAGAAGCATCTTGCCGGTGTCCATTCGCTTGCAGGTGATCTCTTCGGCTAGCGGCAGGAACATGCGGTGCATCTGGATGGAGAGGGCGCGGGCTTTGGATTGGCGCTCGCGCTGACGACTGGCGCTCTCTCGCAGACTGATCAAATACTGCTGGCCCACGGTCATGTCGCGAGTCGCGTTGCCTGGGCAGATATCGTCGACGAGGACCTTGAGATGCATCTCGGCTTTGCCGCGGAGACGCTCGACGTTGGCTTGAAAGTGACGCTGATTGGAGCGAACGGAGCGGCGCAGAGCATCGTCGTCCTGGAAGGTGGTCCCGAAGCGAAAAGGCAGAACGGTGGAGAGCTTGAAGCAGTCTGCGACGACACGTGCGTGATCTTTGGCGGCCTGTTGGTCGAGCCGTGCGCTATCTTCGGGGCTGTGTTCAGAGACGATAACGGCTAAGTCACTGGCGGGAAACAAGAACGTCTGATTACCGAAGAGCCCCGAGACATTCGTCAGGGGCATCGGGCGGCGGTGGCGGCAAAGCTCTGGGAATGCCTGTCTCTCTGCGACGCAATACGCGTACCATGCCATAGATTTTATCCTTCCGAGCACGCTGAGGGGTCTAACCGCCCCATCAGGAAGTTGGTTATGTAACTCAAACCGATACGGAAATTTTGAAGGAGCTCTTCATTTCAATAGGTTTCTGGCCCTGAGAAGCATGCGATTTGCCGCAAACTCCGCCGAACCGAAACGGATAGTATGCCTATTGAAGTACGATTGGCAACACTTTCTTCGCCGAAAAGATGCACTATTTTGTGGGCACGCGCTTGGCCAATCTATCGAGGCCTGAAGAGGTCGTACCACCAGATGCGATACCAGCAAGTACGCAGTTCGTGGCGAATAGAATCGCTGATCTACTTCTCGGTTGAAGTTTCTTTTGGGTTCACCGGAGGGTCTCGGTTGAAGTTTCTTTTGGGTTCACCGGAGGGTGCTCGGGAGTCCGCCACGAGGGGGGATCCGACGCGGTTATCGGCTTGGGAGCAGAATCTTCGGGGCTTGAGATGCCGACCAGACGCAACACTTTTCCAATGACACGAACAACAGGTCGCATATTCACCTCGAAAACGTCTGAACTTCCGCTAGGCTACGCTATTTTTAACGGATGAGCCCATACTACGAAACAACCCCTGGCAACAGGCGAGGTAAGTGGCACAACCTGTTTGTCTTGAGCCTGATCTTAGGCGCCATGTTTTACCAGGCATCGACAGGATGGGCCCAGAGCGCCGCGGCCAAACCGGCACCCGATGTGATCGTGTTTACCAATGGCGATCAGTTGACGGGAACTCTGGAGCGGGCCAACGGTGACTCTTTTGTTTTTAAGAGCGATGTGGTCGGTGAGATTACGGTGACAGCGGACAAGATCAAAGAGCTCCACAGCGGGGGTAAGTTCGTCGCGTTGAGGAACGGAGAGAAGGTCACTCGCACCTCGAAGACACCGGGAACGATCACCTATCAGGACAGCGCTGTGACGCTGGCGGACACGTCTTCCTCGAGCGTAATTGATACGGTACCGGTGAAGGACCTTTCTGCTTTGATCGACGGAGCGACGTACACCAAAGAGGTGACCGGAAACCCGGGGATCTTCCAGGATTGGACGGGGGGGCTATCTGGTGGGGTCACGCTGGTCGAATCCACGCAGACGGGGCAGAGCTTCACCGCGGCAGTCAACCTGATACGGCTCGTCCCTTCGGTCGAGTTTCTGCCTCCACGGACACGCGACACGATCGACGTGTTGGAGACGTATGGCAAGTTGACGCAGCCCGTGATTCCGCAGACTACGCCTCCGACTCCGGATTCCGTCGCAAAGACGAACATCTTTCATGCGGACGCAGAGCATGACAAGTATTTGACTCCTCGACTCTATGGCTTGGTCGGTTTGTCGTATGATCACAACTTCGCGCAGGGCCTGAATCTGCAACAGATCTATGGCGCTGGTATCGGTTACACCGTCATTGAAACCCCGATTCAGGAGTTTGATGTGAAGGTGGATGTGCACTATGAAAGGCAGAACTTCGTGCCGCCCACCGCGAGTACGGATCTGATCGGATCAAGCTTCACCGAGCTATATCACCGCACCCTGCCACGGAAGATCCTCTTCACGGAGAGCGGAACGTTTATACCGTCCTGGAACGATCCGAGCATCTATTCCGCGATCTTTGCGGCAGGTCTGCAGCTGCCGACCTACAAGCGATTCAGCCTTAACCTCAACCTGCAGGATAACTATCTGAGCAATCCGGCGTTTGGGTACAAAGACAACAGCTTCCAGTTTGTAACTGGCGTAACGTACACGCTGAAGTAGCTAGTTTTAAGAGATACGGCCTCGCCGCATATACTGCGTCCGAGGCCTTTTTTTTTTGTCAGATTTCTCAGTGACGGCAGAGCTTATGGAGTCGGCGAGTTCAGGATCTGGGTGACCGGACCGGGTAGTTCCTTGTCCGCGTTCTTCAGGAGCAGGCTGACCTGCCACATCTCGGTATCGGAGAGTATGTGTTTGAAGGACGGCATGCCAGAGAGACGGATGCCATTGGCTACCTTCCAGT
This Tunturibacter gelidoferens DNA region includes the following protein-coding sequences:
- a CDS encoding response regulator transcription factor, encoding MKESIKKSDDAVVAATPIRIVVADDHPVVRFGVKNMLENEAGFEVVGEAEDGNVAITQTLELEPDILLLDLQMPRLPGLEALRAIMSKSPRVKIIMLTSTISTQQIIEALQIGARGIVLKDAVAGDLSRSLRAVLSGDYWIGGERVANLVTALNELMKKAAAVPERKTYGLTPRELEVVTCIVEGCSNKDVAKQFTISEETVKRHLSNIFDKTGVSTRLELALFAIAHKLVVLDN
- a CDS encoding YpdA family putative bacillithiol disulfide reductase, producing the protein MSEGAASEIVDLLVIGAGPTGMACAIEAQRAGFTTMLVDKGCLCNSLFHYPAHMTFFTTPELLEIGDMPFSSPNQKPNRSEALEYYRKVAEFYRLDVRQYENVEQVEGADGNFTVRTTDRFGRAVQHRARKLVIATGYYDLPNYLGIPGEDLSKVKHYYHEPHPYYGLDVLVIGGKNSAAIAALDLWRHGAKVTLVHRGKEIPKSVKYWILPDINNRIKNHEVEAYFDSVVTNITEDDVTLATRRGKVTIANQFVFALTGYHPDFEFIERLGVKLDKANDRCPVCNPGTLESNVPGIYAAGVIVAGERTSEIFIENGRFHGKLITEDLRRKRVAA
- a CDS encoding zinc-dependent alcohol dehydrogenase family protein, with protein sequence MRAYPIQQFGLDHLRHLDLPTPQTTPGTVLIKVHAVSLNYRDLMVVKGLYNPKMSLPRIPCSDGAGEVVATGEGVTRVRVGDRVCGIFMQRWLDGPLTADKSKAALGGDVDGMLTEYAVLDQEGVVRFPEHLTYEEASTLPCAGVTVWNALHHAGDPINPAHPGETVVIQGTGGVSIFALQFAKLLGARVLGTSSSDEKLSRARSLGLDEGCNYKQRPDWSKWVTETTAGIGADRIIEVGGAGTFGQSLRAARVGGTVAQIGILSGGTTSDPVALTPILHKQLRVQGIYVGSRAMFEEMNAAIAKASLHPVIGKVFDFSQAAEAFAHMESASHFGKIVIRISPQP
- a CDS encoding OmpA family protein; this encodes MNRTKNVFTALMISVGIFGYFGAGSTALHAQEPNPTAQTNPPQNPDEIKKQDNGIYIYRVKVVQRDLDAVNYLHRSGSTNIGFRGTPLLPLAKGEAKVTSERGGIHISARFQGLTPANGFGPEYLTYVLWAITPDGRPNNLGEVLPANNKNNIEVTTALQSFGMIVTAEPYFSVTQPSDVVVLQNVIINDKTTGVLEKVNAHYSLLARGSYAQTEGSRSNLNPITRDERSPLELYQANNAVRIAQAAGADKYAPDIMAEAMQDLRNATDIDQNKKGDRKMEITFARQAVQRSEDARLVTLRKQAAERQLNADNAKRDAEAQAQQSQLQAQQSQLEAERARAAQAEADADRARAEAAAAEAQARAAAANKSATDANAVRERLRSQLNSVLATSESARGLIVNMSDVLFDTGRYTLKTNTQISLAKVAGILQAYPGLKLQVEGYTDSVGGDQYNQKLSENRADAVRDFLVTQGVQTDNISATGYGKAKPVADNATAQGRAQNRRVNLVVSGDAIGVQQSSPDADPAPPTTPQ
- a CDS encoding ABC transporter permease; this encodes MTQLAEVAKPSTSLNRQTTRGPQSSKLTQYARAFVGLFRRDLHVLRRELFPFIIRVCMNPLLFLFVFTYVIPHMNAGAAMNPTASMAGNAFSTVLLPGLMAVAIMFSGIAAVALPLAQEFGITREIDDRVMCPLPVPFVAIEKICFSAVQSVIAACIVYPLAYYVPATHPTTHISNWPFLILVVALASLTAGALGLTIGTSVKPQQIGLIFGVVVIPITFLGCVYYPWAALTHIRWLQVGVLINPIVYMSEGLRAALTPTLPHMNPFLIVGMLIASLCFLTWLGIKGFLRRVIG
- a CDS encoding Hpt domain-containing response regulator; the protein is MPVRILIVDDDELSREVLMLLAERAGYEVEALESGDAALVHVQRARPLPEVVLTDMQMPGTAGDELARRLRGLCGTGSLLLAMSGSELEDGTGQEFDGFLLKPFTMETLARAISRGSARADEGSSGAKGGVLDEGVYGKLSESMRRSQLEQLYALCLKDAEARIGKMRRATSDGDDVAYRKEAHAIKGGSGMVGAIELQRLATSMEERGLRDDDVATLDEFMVACERLRRILVARESN
- a CDS encoding NAD(P)/FAD-dependent oxidoreductase codes for the protein MGLSAAFHAAKAGHTVEVLEVAPEPGGMAAHFDMAGLSIERFYHFVCKSDAPTMALLEELGIGDQLKWRTTSMGIFTGNRMHDWGTPFALLKFPEISLLSRLRYGLFAFLSVRRERWDAIETEAAHTWITRWCGTEVFERLWKPLFALKFYQYADNVSAAWIWTRIKRIGRSRKSFMEEELGYIEGGSQTLVNALCSSIVKNGGKVRTRCGAQKVIVEDGQVKGVMTPEGFMRADAVICTVPTPLVTAMIPDLPEDWKARYESIVNMGICCLVFKLKRSVSPHFWVNISEPDISTPGIIEFSQLRPVGGDTVVYVPYYMPNDNIKFTWTDEELLNESFGYLQRLNPQLTREDIIAQHVARLRHAQPVCEPGFAAKIPPIQTPIRGLQVADTCFYYPEDRGISESVRIGRQMAKHLSTVEFPPSDAKHV
- a CDS encoding ABC transporter ATP-binding protein, yielding MIVEIESLQKIYDGKQRVVAVDGIDLSVHEGELFGLLGPNGAGKTTTISICTTRALPTSGRVRIAGIDVVKTPAVARRFIGVVPQYNTLDRACTIYENINFHCLYFGFSGPEATERTNQLLAQFHLTERAGAYPAQLSGGLAQRVQIARAIAHRPKVLFLDEPSAGLDPQSRIAMWDAVRNLRQEGITVVLTTHYMEEADELCDRVAIIDHGRILVQDTPTALKGSVGAQKVYELYLRSQDNIPTLVQQLQQLTGVASAEPTPKGVRVLAHGAEGLLSDVVREANPYGLRDLTITETSLETVFIRLTGRDLRE